One genomic region from Thermoleptolyngbya sichuanensis A183 encodes:
- a CDS encoding ACT domain-containing protein: MAPGLKPTTLELLKRFNRAFPQFYEQFVSSEIQLQNLRLAYQLYKSRQAVIEIKPEGNKSALHFAYRNQSFLLSDIFGVLAAYGLTIHGLSLYGQIYPPMLVFIKLVVARSGKALSEKTAENVCRAIREALGGRFEVEEMLAVEFNLDAGLEQVETEFYVDPVFHLPALLIEADNQPGLFYKVMYAIWQEDLLVVNANLLVWRGRTRLILYLLGPNENLIPEYLGQKIADGVRQRLLGRRF; encoded by the coding sequence ATGGCTCCGGGCTTAAAACCAACGACGCTGGAACTTTTGAAACGCTTTAACCGGGCGTTTCCACAGTTTTATGAGCAATTTGTCAGCAGCGAGATTCAGCTTCAAAACCTGCGCCTGGCCTATCAGCTCTACAAAAGTCGCCAGGCGGTTATTGAAATCAAGCCAGAGGGCAATAAGAGCGCCTTGCACTTTGCCTACCGCAACCAGTCGTTTTTGCTCAGTGACATTTTCGGTGTGCTGGCAGCCTACGGGCTGACGATTCACGGTCTGAGTCTCTACGGTCAGATCTATCCGCCGATGCTGGTGTTTATCAAGCTGGTGGTGGCGCGGAGCGGCAAGGCGCTGAGCGAAAAGACGGCAGAGAATGTCTGTCGTGCCATTCGAGAGGCGCTGGGCGGCCGCTTTGAAGTAGAAGAGATGCTGGCGGTCGAGTTTAACCTGGATGCTGGTCTGGAACAGGTGGAAACCGAGTTTTATGTGGACCCAGTGTTTCACCTGCCTGCGCTGCTGATTGAAGCAGACAACCAGCCGGGGCTGTTCTATAAGGTGATGTACGCGATTTGGCAGGAAGACCTGCTGGTGGTTAACGCAAACCTACTGGTGTGGCGCGGACGGACGCGGCTCATCCTGTATCTGCTGGGGCCCAATGAGAACCTGATTCCAGAGTATCTGGGGCAGAAAATTGCGGACGGCGTGCGACAGCGGCTTTTGGGACGAAGGTTCTAG
- a CDS encoding stage II sporulation protein M: MDICRWTARRESSWNDLDRLLQQAERRGLKSLTAAEIHQLASLYRAVSGDLARAQQISPRLTQELQSLTTRGYAQVYQGLRRQEWEAVRQFYQSGFPAVVQQCVGYIALATALFVLAGLVAWWYSWRDPSFIELMVPSSIIRQVRDRQELWMGSIVGVEPYAASNIMVNNLKVSFAAAAGGITAGLATVYILLLNGINIGAIAALVGQNNLAFPFWAFVFPHGALELPAIFLAGGAGLLLARALLFPGPLRRVDALKRYGTQAAQLMYGVVPLLVIAGIIEGFFSPNPAVPDLLKYVAGMGLFAALVGYCSRKGRRA; this comes from the coding sequence ATGGACATTTGCCGCTGGACTGCCCGCCGAGAATCAAGCTGGAACGACCTCGACCGTCTGCTGCAACAGGCGGAACGGCGCGGGCTAAAGTCGCTGACGGCGGCGGAAATTCATCAGCTTGCCAGCCTTTATCGAGCCGTGTCGGGCGATCTGGCCCGCGCCCAGCAGATCAGCCCGCGCCTGACCCAAGAGCTACAATCGCTGACCACACGCGGCTATGCCCAGGTTTATCAAGGGCTGCGGCGGCAGGAGTGGGAGGCGGTGCGCCAGTTTTACCAATCGGGGTTTCCGGCGGTGGTGCAGCAGTGCGTGGGGTACATCGCGCTGGCAACGGCCTTGTTTGTGCTGGCGGGCCTGGTCGCCTGGTGGTATTCCTGGCGCGATCCGAGCTTTATCGAACTGATGGTGCCCAGCTCCATTATTCGCCAGGTGCGCGATCGCCAGGAGCTTTGGATGGGGTCGATCGTCGGCGTGGAACCTTACGCCGCCAGCAACATCATGGTGAACAATCTGAAGGTCTCCTTTGCAGCGGCGGCGGGCGGCATCACGGCAGGATTGGCGACGGTCTACATTCTGCTGCTGAATGGGATCAATATCGGGGCGATCGCCGCGCTGGTGGGGCAAAACAATCTCGCCTTCCCCTTTTGGGCCTTTGTCTTTCCCCACGGAGCGCTAGAACTGCCCGCCATTTTTCTGGCAGGGGGCGCAGGGCTGCTGCTGGCTCGTGCCCTCCTCTTTCCGGGGCCGCTGCGCCGCGTCGATGCGCTCAAGCGCTACGGCACCCAGGCCGCCCAGTTGATGTACGGCGTGGTTCCGCTGCTGGTCATCGCGGGCATTATCGAAGGCTTCTTTTCTCCCAACCCCGCTGTGCCCGACCTGCTCAAGTATGTCGCTGGCATGGGGCTATTTGCCGCACTGGTTGGGTATTGCAGCCGCAAGGGCAGGCGAGCGTGA
- a CDS encoding DUF975 domain-containing protein, translating into MTLSPSSGPNSPDLTQPLTVGNAVNVGFRLYGAKLKPYLWLATRSTLWVLLPIMLAIALGLFYATTQRYFTTLGLVIPAWVVLMVFCSARSYSLSAAIARLGFGDLTQQPESIEAACRYTRARQWQFLWVYVLLFLLGASVSLLFYIVAAVVVVVMLVFVGGTDFLLNPQSAALVNPGLILLAFLVFLGIVGLLIWMLTWFSIRFSVPDLPLAVEPGLKATQSLGRSWELTHKNVGRIFLILLVTWIATIPLQFVIQILLGIAQEAIVRIYPENSPLYGLLTFGSSFLISLLLGIFTLPLWQSIKATIYYDLRRRREGLGLQLSNPELDDGDFGSADIRDSAPPR; encoded by the coding sequence ATGACCCTCAGCCCTAGCTCCGGCCCAAACTCTCCTGACCTGACTCAGCCACTCACTGTCGGCAATGCGGTAAACGTTGGCTTTCGGCTGTATGGAGCCAAGCTCAAGCCCTATTTGTGGCTGGCCACCCGATCTACGCTATGGGTTTTGCTGCCCATTATGTTGGCGATCGCCCTGGGTCTGTTTTATGCCACGACGCAGCGCTACTTCACCACGCTAGGGCTGGTGATTCCGGCGTGGGTGGTGCTGATGGTGTTTTGCTCAGCCCGATCCTACTCGCTATCGGCGGCGATCGCCCGTCTGGGCTTTGGCGATCTGACCCAACAGCCAGAGAGCATCGAAGCGGCCTGTCGCTATACCCGCGCCCGCCAGTGGCAGTTTTTGTGGGTCTATGTGCTGCTGTTTTTGCTGGGAGCCTCAGTATCGCTACTGTTTTACATCGTGGCAGCCGTAGTGGTCGTCGTTATGCTTGTGTTTGTCGGCGGCACAGACTTTTTGCTAAATCCCCAGTCGGCAGCGCTAGTGAACCCAGGCCTGATCCTCCTAGCGTTTCTGGTCTTTTTGGGAATCGTCGGACTGCTGATTTGGATGCTGACCTGGTTTAGCATCCGATTCTCGGTGCCCGATCTGCCGCTGGCAGTGGAGCCAGGACTGAAGGCAACCCAGTCGCTAGGGCGCAGTTGGGAATTGACCCATAAAAACGTCGGGCGAATTTTCCTGATTTTGCTGGTGACATGGATCGCCACAATCCCGCTGCAATTTGTGATTCAGATTCTGCTAGGCATTGCCCAAGAGGCGATCGTCCGCATCTATCCCGAAAATTCTCCCCTCTATGGCCTGCTCACGTTTGGCAGCAGCTTCCTGATTAGCCTACTGCTGGGCATTTTTACCCTACCGCTCTGGCAGTCGATCAAAGCCACCATTTACTACGATTTGCGCCGTCGCCGAGAGGGTCTGGGGCTGCAACTGAGCAATCCTGAACTCGACGATGGGGACTTTGGCTCTGCCGATATTCGGGATTCTGCTCCCCCTCGATGA
- a CDS encoding RDD family protein: MRFFNRINLHTPESVELEFSLAGIGNRALALLIDYHVVALSLLGFSILWIFLSTQLMSYLLQREGDFSAVPPWLLAVFILGTFAIYAGYFIGFEVYRQGQTPGKRFAKIRVIRDDGRPIGLTQAALRSLLRPIDDFFFIGALFILFGKREKRIGDWVAGTIVVQETGRRAKPSLALSDRTQQLVAHLPTLANLRNLHPDDLAVIREYLDRRKDLTRKARHDLSLTLACQVRSRIQLEAIPDGLTSDEFLEAVYLAVVQA, translated from the coding sequence ATGCGCTTTTTTAACCGGATCAATCTGCATACGCCCGAAAGCGTGGAGCTAGAGTTTTCTCTGGCGGGCATCGGCAATCGGGCGCTGGCGCTGCTGATTGATTATCACGTTGTGGCGCTGTCGCTGTTGGGTTTCTCAATCCTCTGGATTTTTTTGTCAACTCAGTTGATGAGCTATTTGCTCCAGCGGGAGGGCGACTTTAGCGCGGTGCCGCCTTGGCTGCTGGCGGTGTTTATCCTGGGTACGTTTGCCATCTATGCGGGCTATTTCATCGGCTTTGAGGTCTATCGCCAGGGACAAACGCCGGGCAAGCGCTTCGCCAAAATTCGCGTCATCCGCGACGACGGCCGCCCCATTGGATTGACGCAAGCGGCGCTGCGATCGCTCTTGCGCCCCATCGACGACTTTTTCTTCATCGGGGCGCTGTTCATCCTGTTTGGCAAACGAGAAAAGCGTATCGGAGATTGGGTCGCTGGAACCATCGTGGTGCAGGAAACGGGTCGTCGCGCTAAGCCCAGCCTGGCCCTTTCCGACCGCACTCAGCAGCTTGTTGCCCATTTACCCACGCTGGCCAACCTGCGGAACCTACACCCCGACGACCTCGCAGTCATTCGTGAATACCTCGACCGCCGCAAGGACCTGACCCGCAAAGCCCGCCATGACCTCAGCCTGACGCTTGCCTGCCAAGTGCGATCGCGCATTCAGCTAGAAGCCATCCCCGACGGGTTGACCTCGGATGAGTTTCTGGAAGCGGTGTACTTGGCGGTCGTTCAGGCATAG
- a CDS encoding DUF4332 domain-containing protein, which translates to MPCVHAMMDLEQPNWSSLTIVLPAIVLPLVACPSLKPSHRPRTLKMPPKSRETLPQPIRSCNWAIAQLPGLSAENLDLLHRAGFKTTLEFWQRTQTPAQRHNLAAHLQLHPKYVNKWAALCDLARIPAVGCTYCGLLLHTGIISVQQLADTPLPKLHRQLMRLQIATMQRQDLCPPLGDVSLWVEQARQLGPTRR; encoded by the coding sequence ATGCCTTGCGTCCATGCCATGATGGATTTGGAGCAGCCTAACTGGAGCAGCCTAACCATCGTGTTGCCAGCCATCGTGTTGCCGCTCGTCGCCTGCCCCAGCCTCAAGCCATCCCACCGCCCCAGAACGCTTAAAATGCCGCCCAAATCTCGCGAAACCCTGCCCCAGCCCATTCGCTCCTGCAACTGGGCGATCGCCCAACTCCCCGGCCTCAGCGCCGAAAACCTGGACTTGCTCCATCGGGCAGGCTTCAAAACCACCCTAGAGTTCTGGCAGCGCACCCAAACCCCCGCCCAGCGGCACAACTTGGCAGCGCACCTCCAGCTTCATCCCAAATACGTCAACAAATGGGCCGCCCTATGCGACCTGGCCCGCATTCCCGCTGTTGGCTGTACCTACTGCGGGCTGCTGCTCCACACGGGAATCATTTCCGTTCAGCAGCTAGCAGACACCCCGCTCCCCAAGCTTCACCGCCAGCTCATGCGATTGCAAATTGCCACAATGCAGCGCCAAGATCTCTGCCCGCCACTGGGCGACGTATCGCTCTGGGTAGAGCAGGCGCGTCAGCTTGGCCCAACCCGCCGCTAG
- a CDS encoding amylo-alpha-1,6-glucosidase gives MPDLIELDGRTFVPANQAPVAEWACVTSDRPQPTLTLKDDDLFLIIDTLGNISGRLDDSTVASLGLFCRDTRFLSRLELQIEGRSPVLLSSNATKGFAFSALCTNPLIDDNLPADTLGIEREIVLNGGLFEELTLTNYSTKPVRFEMSLSFDADFLDLFEIRGFQRGDRGQLLRRVMPPTGFGDADSNGQPRFTHSSVPDPTELTLAYQGRDGVLTESHIQFLHQRPSFLKGYTALWYVDLASHQTVKVGYRLEMRMNGRLVSTVSPPTTLMQAKAAEQLEETEWHAATTRIRTDNKDINQILERAEQDIYLLRQTFEQGKALSAGVPWFSTLFGRDSIIAAMQTLILDPAIARETLTVLAHYQGKADDGWRDEAPGKILHELRFGELARCQEIPHTPYYGTVDATPLWLLLYADYYAWTHDRDTLDRLWPNALAAMEWIDQSCRETGYLSYNRRSRKGLPNQGWKDSDTCIVDRHGQMAQGAIALCEVQAYVYAAKLRLSDIARLYKRFDLADRWQAEAQDLKTRFNRDFWVDDLDFCALALDGDGKPVDSITSNPGHCLGLGIFDLEKARSVAERLQAPDLFNGWGIRTLSSLSPAYNPMGYHVGSVWPHDNGLIALGLRSLGFTDAALEIAQGLLDMTLQQPYCRPPELFCGYERTPGTAPVQYPVACSPQAWATGTVFHLMQLMINPVPNAPANHLRILDPVLPDSIRHLSLQNLRVGSTLLDLEFERVGNATGCCVVKKRGNLRVVIEA, from the coding sequence ATGCCCGACCTGATTGAACTTGATGGACGTACCTTTGTGCCCGCGAATCAAGCACCTGTGGCGGAGTGGGCCTGTGTGACGAGCGATCGCCCCCAGCCGACACTCACACTCAAAGACGATGACCTGTTTCTGATTATCGATACGCTGGGCAACATTTCGGGACGGCTGGACGATAGCACCGTCGCCAGCCTGGGCCTATTTTGCCGAGATACACGGTTTCTCAGCCGTCTGGAACTGCAAATCGAGGGGCGATCGCCCGTATTGCTGAGCAGCAATGCCACCAAGGGATTCGCCTTTTCTGCCCTCTGTACCAACCCGCTGATCGACGACAACCTGCCCGCCGACACTCTCGGCATTGAGCGTGAAATCGTGCTGAATGGCGGTCTGTTTGAAGAATTGACGCTGACTAACTACAGCACGAAGCCTGTGCGCTTTGAAATGAGCCTCAGCTTTGATGCCGATTTTCTGGATTTGTTTGAAATTCGCGGCTTTCAGCGGGGCGATCGCGGGCAACTGCTGCGCCGGGTGATGCCGCCGACCGGGTTTGGCGATGCCGACAGCAACGGCCAGCCCCGCTTTACCCATAGCTCCGTCCCTGACCCGACGGAACTAACGCTAGCCTATCAGGGGCGCGACGGCGTGTTGACGGAATCGCACATCCAGTTTTTGCACCAGCGCCCCAGTTTCCTTAAGGGCTACACCGCCCTCTGGTATGTAGACCTAGCCTCTCACCAGACCGTGAAAGTGGGCTATCGGCTAGAAATGCGGATGAATGGGCGCTTGGTGTCTACGGTCAGCCCGCCGACGACGCTGATGCAGGCAAAGGCCGCCGAGCAACTGGAGGAAACCGAATGGCACGCCGCCACAACGCGCATCCGCACCGACAACAAAGACATCAACCAGATTTTAGAACGGGCGGAGCAAGACATCTACCTGCTGCGGCAGACCTTCGAGCAGGGCAAGGCGCTGTCGGCGGGTGTGCCCTGGTTTTCTACGCTGTTTGGGCGTGATTCCATCATTGCGGCGATGCAAACGCTGATCCTTGACCCGGCGATCGCCCGCGAAACCCTGACCGTCTTGGCGCATTATCAGGGCAAAGCCGACGATGGCTGGCGCGACGAAGCCCCCGGCAAAATTCTCCACGAGCTGCGCTTTGGGGAACTGGCCCGTTGCCAGGAGATTCCCCACACACCCTACTACGGCACAGTAGACGCAACCCCGCTATGGCTGCTGCTCTATGCCGACTATTATGCCTGGACGCACGACCGCGACACGCTGGATCGTCTCTGGCCTAATGCCCTGGCCGCAATGGAGTGGATTGACCAGTCCTGTCGCGAAACGGGCTATCTCAGCTACAATCGGCGATCGCGCAAAGGCCTACCCAACCAAGGCTGGAAAGATTCCGACACCTGCATCGTCGATCGGCATGGTCAAATGGCGCAGGGGGCGATCGCCCTGTGCGAAGTGCAGGCCTATGTTTATGCCGCAAAGCTCCGCCTCAGCGACATTGCTCGGCTCTACAAACGGTTTGACCTGGCGGATCGCTGGCAGGCCGAAGCGCAGGATCTCAAAACCCGGTTCAACCGTGACTTTTGGGTAGACGACCTGGATTTTTGTGCGCTGGCGCTGGATGGGGATGGCAAGCCCGTGGACAGCATTACGTCTAATCCTGGTCACTGCCTGGGGCTGGGGATCTTTGACCTAGAAAAAGCCCGTAGCGTGGCGGAACGGCTGCAAGCGCCCGACCTGTTTAACGGCTGGGGCATCCGCACCCTGAGCAGCCTGTCGCCCGCCTACAACCCAATGGGCTATCATGTTGGCTCGGTCTGGCCCCACGACAACGGACTGATTGCCCTGGGACTGCGATCGCTCGGATTTACCGATGCCGCACTAGAAATTGCCCAAGGACTGCTAGACATGACGCTGCAACAGCCCTACTGTCGCCCGCCGGAACTGTTCTGTGGCTACGAGCGCACCCCCGGCACAGCCCCGGTGCAATATCCCGTCGCCTGTTCACCTCAGGCCTGGGCCACGGGCACGGTGTTTCATCTGATGCAACTGATGATCAACCCCGTGCCCAATGCCCCCGCCAACCACCTGCGAATTCTCGACCCGGTGCTGCCCGACTCGATCCGCCACCTGTCGCTGCAAAACCTGCGCGTGGGCAGCACCCTACTCGACCTGGAGTTTGAGCGCGTCGGCAATGCAACGGGATGCTGCGTCGTGAAAAAACGCGGGAATTTGCGCGTGGTGATCGAGGCGTAG
- a CDS encoding GNAT family N-acetyltransferase — translation MTTTSGSRIFFSTDREIDLYELEELCDAVGWSRRPLRKVKKAIQHSFLVVSMWEQRGAQRRLIGFSRATSDHAFNATIWDVVVHPDFQGKGLGKALMKQVIKKLRSEDISNITLFADPHVVEFYRHLGFMSDPEGIKGMFWYPD, via the coding sequence ATGACGACCACCAGCGGGTCTCGGATTTTTTTTAGCACCGATCGTGAGATTGACCTCTACGAGTTAGAGGAGTTGTGCGATGCGGTGGGCTGGTCGCGGCGACCGCTCCGCAAGGTCAAAAAGGCGATTCAGCACAGCTTTTTGGTGGTGTCGATGTGGGAGCAGCGAGGCGCTCAGCGAAGGCTGATTGGCTTTTCTCGCGCTACGTCCGACCATGCCTTTAATGCCACGATCTGGGATGTGGTGGTGCATCCTGATTTTCAGGGTAAGGGGCTGGGTAAGGCGCTGATGAAGCAGGTGATCAAGAAGCTCCGCAGCGAAGACATTAGCAATATCACCCTGTTCGCTGATCCGCATGTCGTGGAGTTTTATCGGCATCTGGGCTTTATGTCTGATCCGGAGGGGATTAAGGGAATGTTCTGGTATCCCGATTAA
- a CDS encoding pentapeptide repeat-containing protein translates to MTPQELLQRYAQRETHFSGENLAGAYLSHADLIGIDLSRADLRHANLALAYLNRANLSKATLDHATLSGINLSQATLTGASLNDADLHGAILTGADLRSAALTLADLLDANLSDADLRNTDLSGANLTGACLRGANLREENRRYTANLRGATLRKADLRGANLTGADLARVDLREADLSEATLRSATLSRADLSGANLRGAFLTEADLSQAYLRSANLTHAKLERAILTEADLQNAVLRSAILPDAQMTRAELQDTILAFAQLSRADLSRANLQGADLQYAQLTDAYLARASLVNANLSNANLVRAELSSTDLAGAILKGATLPDGSDGS, encoded by the coding sequence ATGACGCCGCAAGAACTGCTCCAGCGCTACGCTCAACGCGAAACCCACTTCAGCGGCGAAAACCTAGCCGGAGCCTATCTAAGCCATGCAGATCTGATTGGCATCGACCTCAGCCGCGCTGATTTGCGCCACGCCAATCTTGCCCTTGCCTATCTCAATCGGGCAAACCTCAGCAAGGCCACGCTCGATCACGCAACTCTCAGTGGCATCAACCTCAGTCAAGCCACGCTCACCGGGGCCAGCCTCAATGATGCTGACCTGCACGGCGCAATCCTGACCGGGGCCGACCTCCGCAGCGCAGCCCTGACCTTAGCAGATTTGCTCGATGCCAACCTTAGCGATGCAGATTTGCGGAATACCGACCTGAGTGGCGCAAATCTAACGGGCGCTTGCCTGCGTGGGGCTAACCTGCGCGAAGAAAACCGTCGCTACACCGCCAACCTCCGCGGCGCAACACTCCGCAAAGCCGACCTACGCGGCGCAAACCTGACGGGTGCAGACCTGGCACGGGTAGACCTGCGCGAAGCCGACCTCAGCGAAGCCACCCTCCGCAGCGCCACCCTCAGCAGGGCCGACCTCAGCGGCGCGAACCTGCGCGGAGCCTTCCTCACCGAAGCGGATCTGTCCCAGGCCTACCTGCGCTCTGCCAACCTGACCCATGCCAAGCTAGAACGTGCCATCCTCACCGAAGCCGACCTCCAGAATGCGGTCTTGCGAAGCGCCATCCTGCCCGATGCCCAAATGACCCGCGCCGAGCTACAGGATACAATTCTCGCCTTTGCCCAACTCAGCCGTGCTGACCTCAGCCGCGCCAACCTCCAGGGGGCAGACTTGCAGTATGCCCAACTCACCGATGCCTACCTGGCCAGAGCCAGCCTAGTCAATGCCAATCTCAGCAATGCAAACCTGGTGCGGGCAGAACTCAGCAGCACCGATCTGGCGGGTGCAATTCTCAAAGGCGCAACCCTGCCGGATGGATCAGACGGTTCGTAA
- a CDS encoding PAS domain-containing sensor histidine kinase yields MSERPSTGDRPVGTAGSIDPLTVAAASGSAQGFLSAVLEGITDPIFVKDDQYRYLYFNDAFCQLTGLTREQILGKSDQDLFLPHEAAEFQAADRLVLQSGEAQVHEESMTDASGVTRIVLVKKTRIQDALGNCYLVCTIQDMTALKWREAELEVAIARFDLANQATNEGLWEIGLINGDLNHPDNPVWWSPKFRELLGFQTVDEFPNRVDAWRDRIHPDDVEWVTAALLAHIQDPTGQTPYDVEYRMFTRTGECRWYRDIGVTIHDENGIPLKAVGTFRDVTDRRQAEEELRRQKHLFKSVLDNIPHRIWLKDCQGQHVVVNQSFAESVGTAPAALIGKTDFDLWPTDKAQMFQDEDQAVMNTGQIFSLEEQLPMPDGTIRWFSTTKTPMYDEAGQVIGTTGISMEVSDRRHAEEALRQAKEELEFRVEERTAELQETVDELQKAVSIRERAEHSLLKTLKELQFRQFAMDQAAILAVTDPHGIITYVNDKFCELSGYSEAELIGKTHRIVNSGYHPPEFFRDMWATIRSGKVWRGEVKNRAKAGHFYWVSTTIVPALDQDGRVQKYLAIRFDISDRKFAEEALQQSEAQLRQQTDELQNTLWELQRTQSQLIQSEKMSSLGQLVAGVAHEINNPVNFIYGNLNYANEYTEDLLQVVRLYQQHYPDPVPAIQDLLGNTDLDFLLEDMPKLLKSMRVGAERIQKIVMSLRNFSRMDEAEFKAVDLHEGIDNTLMILQNRLKGKPGQPAIEVVREYDSLPKVECYASSLNQVFMNILSNAIDALDEALEKGDWGNSQSNPGRNGSDSPRITIRTEYIVPDRVAIYLIDNGPGIPESVQKRLFDPLFTTKPVGKGTGLGMSISYQIVTERHGGILECISEPGQGAMFRIEIPIRQGGGGD; encoded by the coding sequence TTGTCTGAACGACCCTCCACGGGCGATCGCCCCGTTGGCACGGCTGGCTCGATCGACCCGCTCACTGTGGCGGCAGCCTCGGGCAGCGCCCAGGGATTTTTGAGCGCGGTGCTGGAGGGCATCACCGACCCCATTTTTGTCAAAGACGATCAGTATCGCTACTTATACTTCAACGACGCTTTTTGCCAGCTCACGGGGCTGACGCGAGAGCAGATTCTGGGCAAATCCGATCAAGACCTATTCTTGCCCCATGAGGCAGCGGAGTTCCAAGCGGCGGATCGTCTGGTGCTGCAAAGCGGAGAAGCCCAAGTCCATGAAGAGTCGATGACCGATGCCTCCGGCGTGACCCGAATCGTGCTGGTCAAGAAAACGCGAATTCAAGACGCACTGGGCAATTGCTATCTGGTTTGCACGATTCAAGACATGACTGCGCTGAAGTGGCGGGAGGCAGAGCTAGAGGTGGCGATCGCCCGCTTTGATCTGGCCAATCAGGCCACCAACGAGGGGCTTTGGGAAATTGGGCTGATCAACGGCGACTTGAACCATCCCGATAATCCCGTCTGGTGGTCGCCCAAGTTTCGCGAACTGTTGGGCTTTCAGACAGTGGATGAGTTTCCTAACCGAGTAGATGCTTGGCGCGATCGCATCCATCCCGACGATGTCGAGTGGGTCACCGCCGCCCTACTAGCCCACATCCAAGACCCCACAGGGCAAACCCCCTACGACGTGGAATACCGCATGTTTACCCGCACGGGCGAATGCCGCTGGTATCGCGATATTGGCGTTACCATCCACGACGAAAACGGTATCCCGCTCAAAGCCGTCGGCACATTTCGCGATGTCACCGATCGCAGGCAGGCCGAGGAAGAACTGCGCCGCCAAAAACACCTGTTCAAATCCGTACTGGACAACATTCCTCATCGCATCTGGCTAAAGGATTGTCAGGGACAACATGTGGTGGTAAACCAATCTTTTGCCGAGTCGGTAGGGACTGCTCCGGCAGCCCTGATTGGCAAAACCGATTTTGATCTCTGGCCGACCGACAAGGCGCAAATGTTCCAGGATGAAGACCAGGCCGTGATGAACACGGGTCAGATCTTCTCGCTAGAAGAGCAGCTTCCCATGCCAGACGGCACCATACGCTGGTTTAGCACAACCAAAACGCCGATGTATGACGAGGCAGGGCAGGTTATCGGCACGACGGGCATCTCGATGGAGGTGAGCGATCGCCGCCACGCCGAAGAAGCCCTGCGCCAGGCCAAGGAAGAGTTGGAGTTTCGCGTGGAGGAGCGCACCGCCGAACTCCAGGAAACCGTCGATGAACTGCAAAAGGCTGTCTCTATCCGCGAACGGGCTGAGCATTCCCTGCTGAAAACGCTGAAGGAACTCCAGTTCCGCCAGTTCGCAATGGATCAGGCTGCCATTCTTGCAGTGACCGATCCCCACGGCATAATCACCTATGTCAATGATAAGTTTTGCGAGCTTTCAGGCTATAGCGAGGCAGAACTAATTGGCAAAACCCACCGGATTGTTAACTCTGGCTATCATCCACCGGAGTTTTTCCGGGACATGTGGGCGACGATTCGCAGCGGCAAGGTGTGGCGCGGCGAGGTGAAAAATCGCGCCAAAGCAGGTCATTTTTACTGGGTATCTACCACCATCGTGCCCGCGCTCGACCAGGATGGGCGCGTGCAAAAGTATCTGGCTATTCGCTTTGACATCAGCGATCGCAAATTTGCCGAAGAAGCCCTCCAGCAGTCGGAAGCCCAACTGCGCCAACAAACTGACGAATTGCAAAACACACTTTGGGAACTCCAGCGCACCCAATCGCAACTGATTCAAAGCGAAAAAATGTCATCACTGGGGCAACTGGTGGCAGGCGTGGCTCACGAAATCAACAACCCGGTGAACTTCATCTACGGCAATCTCAACTATGCAAACGAATACACCGAAGACCTGCTGCAAGTGGTACGCCTCTATCAACAGCACTATCCTGACCCTGTGCCTGCCATTCAAGACTTGCTGGGCAACACCGACCTGGACTTCTTGCTAGAAGATATGCCCAAGCTGCTAAAGTCTATGCGGGTTGGGGCAGAGCGCATTCAGAAAATCGTCATGTCGCTCCGCAACTTCTCGCGCATGGATGAGGCGGAATTCAAAGCCGTCGATTTGCATGAGGGCATCGACAACACGCTGATGATTTTGCAGAATCGGCTTAAGGGAAAGCCGGGCCAGCCCGCCATCGAGGTGGTGCGGGAATATGACTCGCTGCCCAAGGTGGAGTGCTACGCTAGCTCGCTGAATCAGGTGTTTATGAACATCCTCAGCAACGCCATCGACGCGCTTGACGAGGCGCTGGAAAAAGGAGACTGGGGCAATTCGCAAAGCAATCCCGGCAGGAATGGCTCCGATTCCCCCCGCATCACCATCCGCACGGAATACATCGTGCCCGATCGCGTTGCTATCTACTTGATCGACAACGGCCCTGGCATCCCCGAATCGGTTCAGAAGCGCCTGTTCGACCCCCTCTTTACCACCAAGCCCGTCGGCAAAGGCACGGGACTTGGCATGTCCATCAGCTACCAGATCGTCACGGAACGACATGGGGGCATTCTGGAGTGCATTTCCGAACCGGGCCAGGGGGCGATGTTTCGGATTGAAATTCCGATTCGGCAGGGAGGAGGGGGAGATTGA